Proteins from a genomic interval of Dendropsophus ebraccatus isolate aDenEbr1 chromosome 6, aDenEbr1.pat, whole genome shotgun sequence:
- the LOC138794872 gene encoding fetuin-B-like produces the protein MKVTILLLISVQVFLATAGPSRGGKEPVLTSIACNDPAAESAADLSLRQLSVNRREGFVLGLKRISNVQEQFDEENGSVFYLTLDVLETECHVLSRRLWKDCEAKPRHEAVFGQCKVIFQLNKPKRIAHLHSYECTLSPAARLPSGCAGCHFSKPLNGSHFQEVAKKSLEKYNRENNIAKHFNLGNITKGTEQVVAGTVYHVEFTIHESTCNKSVEDFSLCEPLDCEFAHTGYCKSKAFEHWSTPDEKNVLEVNCEIFEPEAAVVEEQKHNEGHTGDQPSRDHGKKGDRGGERKHGHRHGHSKHSHKHGHKHNHKHDHDSGSHEHEHDHEHLHTYEHHHGQPQKPHGPPSDPPRTVGTITYLNGKDTPTTVSPADNEKKGKGPKPDKRGQGGPSKTLIHPFPEKASTSDQCPGPVKNIPLNENIPTEEPTVLPK, from the exons ATGAAGGTCACTATACTATTGTTAATTTCAGTCCAGGTGTTCTTAGCTACAGCTGGACCATCTCGTGGTGGTAAAGAACCTGTGTTAACTTCCATTGCTTGTAATGACCCCGCAGCAGAATCTGCTGCTGATTTGTCTTTGCGTCAACTAAGTGTCAACCGAAGAGAAGGATTTGTGTTGGGACTTAAACGAATTTCCAATGTACAAGAACAGTTTGAT GAGGAGAATGGATCTGTATTTTATCTCACTTTGGATGTTTTAGAAACTGAATGCCATGTACTGAGCCGGCGACTGTGGAAAGATTGTGAGGCCAAGCCTCGCCATGAAGCA GTTTTTGGACAGTGCAAAGTGATATTTCAATTGAATAAACCAAAAAGAATAGCTCATCTCCACAGCTATGAATGTACACTGAGCCCAG CTGCTCGTTTGCCATCTGGTTGCGCTGGGTGTCATTTTTCCAAACCATTGAATGGCAGTCATTTTCAAGAAGTTGCAAAGAAAAGTCTGGAGAAATATAACAGGGAAAACAACATTGCCAAACACTTTAATCTTGGGAACATCACAAAAGGAACTGAACAG GTGGTTGCAGGAACAGTTTACCATGTTGAATTTACAATCCATGAGTCTACCTGTAACAAATCAGTTGAAGATTTCTCATTGTGTGAGCCCCTGGACTGTGAATTTGCA CATACTGGCTACTGCAAAAGTAAGGCTTTTGAACATTGGAGCACTCCAGATGAAAAGAATGTGCTAGAGGTCAACTGTGAAATATTTGAACCAGAG GCAGCTGTTGTGGAAGAACAGAAACATAATGAAGGACATACTGGTGATCAACCAAGTAGAGATCATGGAAAGAAaggagatagaggaggtgaaAGAAAGCATGGCCACAGACATGGGCATTCTAAGCACAGCCACAAACATGGCCATAAACATAACCACAAACATGATCATGACAGTGGAAGCCATGAACATGAGCATGATCATGAGCATCTACACACTTATGAACATCATCATGGCCAACCACAGAAGCCCCATGGTCCGCCCTCAGATCCACCTAGAACAGTTGGCACCATTACATATCTTAATGGAAAAGACACGCCAACTACAGTTTCACCTGCAGACAATGAAAAGAAGGGCAAAGGACCAAAACCAGATAAGAGGGGACAAGGAGGACCCTCAAAAACATTAATTCACCCTTTCCCTGAGAAGGCCTCAACATCAGACCAATGCCCTGGTCCAGTGAAGAACATTCCACTTAATGAAAACATTCCCACAGAAGAACCAACAGTACTTCCAAAGTAG